The sequence below is a genomic window from Lolium perenne isolate Kyuss_39 chromosome 4, Kyuss_2.0, whole genome shotgun sequence.
ATTCCAAATGCACACTCCACATCCTTCCTCACACATTCTTCTTGTTTCGTAAACGGAAATTTTTCGTTGCCTTGTGGGTTGGGATTATGTTCACAAATGTCGTCCACTGACGATATATAACAACAAGGTAGCACCCTTTTCATATTGGTGACCAATGGTATTAAAAAAGCACTCTGCAGCACAATGATATCATTGTTAGACAGTGGCGAAGGTCAACGGAAAGAACGAAGGCGGAGAGAACTTAAAAGAATAATGCAAATATAAGATTGCGCCAAAATATTTATGCCATATATGATTCTCACATAATCACTTAGCACAATACAAACATAATCATATTTGAATACAAGTAGAACCTAAAAACATATCAATAATGATGTTTAATTGACATATAGAAGTCCTAGGCAATAGCAaagctctaactttcttttttggAAAATCTTCGGAAATTTTATCGATCACGACTTTTCTAATCTCGCTCGCTCGATGCAGCACATCATCAAGTCATTAGGAAGCCATCACAGACATCATGTTGCACAATTCGGTCTTGAAGATCTTTGTCATTGAGAAACCCCTTTCAATTTTTGTCGTTGCCACCGCTAAAAATAATGCCAACTCAATGAGACGATAAACCACAAGAAAATGTGATGTGCTTTTCGAATAACAAGATAAGCTCTAAGTTCTCGGCTTATGAATAATGCATAGTTCAATATTATCTTGTATATGTCTATGCTAGACCTAATCTCTGTTTTTAGTTTGAAATCGGTTTTGACCAGTGTTAAGTAAAACAAGTATATCTATTTCATACGAAGTCCCTTTTTGAAATATGAACACTCAAGTTATTTAGAAAAACATGTGCATCTGATTTTGTTTTGAAAAAAATCTAGGTATGGCGGCTTTCCTACCTTGCCATACTGGGAACTCCACCCATGTTGCTTGCGATTGTCATGTCAAAGAATACATGAATGTATGTGCTTGATTAAATTTCGTGACTGACATGGGTATGCCTAATTGGCATGTCACGTATATACCCCTGATTCATGCTTTTAGGTATCTAAAGAGTTGAAGGCCCACGAACCCAAAGGTTTGGAGGCCCGCGGATCGAGGAAGTAGAGTCAATATAGAAAAACTTGTAGCAATATATGAAAAGGCCCAATATGGCCCGATATTTGTATACTTGAACTATATGAaagcctcggcttcacctcatatatataAGGGTGAAGCTGAGGCTGAGAAAATGATCGATCATTATTAAACCCTAGCGACTGTTTCTTTTTTAATTAGACCCCTTTGTTCGTCTGACCACGTTCGAGTTCTACCCTCTAATTCCATGAAACTTCAAGTCTACAATCCGTATGCATTTACGAGTTGATACCTCATTAGGGACAATATCCACCTTCATGTGCTACCCTTGCATAACTACATCTATCAAGATAATAAAACAAATCTAACACAATCTATAAACATAACTCCAGTTCAGGAAATAATGCAACTTCCACTTTTTTGCTAAGTTGACTTTTGTAATTTTTTCACTAAACTGTATCTACGTTACATAGAAAAAAATTGTACATAAGGAAAATCTCATACGACTTACTATTAGCAATGTTTTTGTCTACGCATCAACCCGGTACGTACCCAACACCGTACCCTCCAAGCTATCTAGGTAGGTCGACATGGTGCAAGTAGAAGATCCACTAGAAGCCTCTCCTATATCGAACCCCTTCCTGAAGGCAAGATACCacttctgctccggtgctcctccCCTGGAAAAAATATGGGCACGTAAAATACAATAATGGTGGAGATCTTTCCATAGATGTTTGTAAGAGGGCTCACGATCCTAATTTTGAGTGTAGGTCCACCGTCCGTACAGCCATGTACAGGCCGTATGGTCCACCGTTGTGTTGTACCTCGTTTTATACGTATCTACGGTCACGTGCGTGTGCCGAAATAAAAAAAATGCTATAAAGATCTTGCTTATGTGATCTCTTCTTTTTCCTTGCGCGACGTATACATATCGTATCAATATAGACAAGTATACATGGGCTAGACATGAATTTCGGCGGATCCAACATAGGAAAAAATATCAACTATGACCCTTCAACTTAGTttaggggggagcaccggagtaGCCCTCGCAAGATACAAGTTAGAAAGCAATGGCGTGAAGCAAAAGGAAGACATCAAAACCAACTCCCAGGAATAGGCACACGACTATCAATCATGCTCTACAAGAATTGAAGCATCGATGAAAGGTGCCACTAACCTCCAAAACCTATAAAATTATTGGCAATATCTCGCTCCACGGTGGAATAGAGCTTCTATCAATAGATAAATGTACTCACTGACATTATTACTATGGTTTGCCGACAAGCGCCTTGAGCCGCTCCGCTCTAGGTTTGAAACTAAAATCATGTGGGTTTTGCGACTTAAGCGCCTTGACGCAATCCActctagacttaaatatgttctcATCTAGCATGGCtttacaccattttattattgacaTGAACCAGGTGTTAGGTCGCGATTTTTTAATCCAATCATCTGAATAGAGGTGTCATTGCGGATCTATCTCCCTTCTTTGTTTTTATATTGCTATCTTGTCATCTTGTAGATGAAACGGAGAGGCCCGCGAAAGTAAGTGAACAACCGATGTGTCACACCTGACGCCAGATACCCACAAGTGTAGGGAATTAATAGTAGCACTTCTCAGTAAATATTGCATTCCAACATAAGGTATTGGTCAAGAAGATTGACGAAGGATAACAATGATTTGTAATTTTGTATGTGCATGATGATGAAAGGTATTTTGTAGGTAAATGTATATAGCTCTTCAGAGATGGCCCAGTCCTTTTGAAGCAAGGACAAGCCTAAGATTTTTTCTTATAGGGCTGCATGGATTTACTCGGATCATAAAATTCCACATCGAGCATGATAAATATaatgtcaagttttattcatgctAGACGAAGCCTAAGATATGAGTCCACACATACATGCACAATTACACCCCTAATGATTTATCCTAATACTATAAACATTCGCAAGGAAGGGATTTAATAAGACATAGATGTCCAAGCATTGCCTGAAGTTTTAGGGTCCCCAATGAAGAGCACCCTATTGCAAGGCAAGGATTGTTGACATGTTTATGTCTTTTCCGGCCATCCCTCATCTCTTTCTTACTACAGGTGCAGCCCTTTGAACCTATATAGATGAAGTAACATACAATCGACAAGCGTACATTATCATCATAGATGGAACCACAAATAAATTATAAAACTTGAACAAATACTGAGAGCCATTGTTCCACCAAAACTAAGTAGTATATCTGGAGGTTCCTGTTCAATTGAACAACTTAAGGTGTTGGCCTTTTAGTTTGTACTTTTGGTTGTAAACAAGTTAGATTAGGAGCCGGAAACAAGCTTGTTCTTCCGCCCTTCCACATGTCTCTCTCAATAGTGTGATGTCCCTATTACTCAAGAAGGAAAAAATAAATTAGCAACCTTTATCACAAAGCACCTTCTTGAGTAGTTGAATTTTTTATAGTCATCGATCCACCCTTGTTTCACATCGGACAAAAAAGCTTATCATACACTTAGTGGACACATTAGTCCATTTTTTTTTCATCATCAACACCAGAACAAGATTAAGGGCATATTGCACTATCAACAACCGAGTCATCCATCGAGTCATTGTCGATGGAGGAAGTTCCACCAGCCTCATCgccatttcaaatttgaacaaaaaataACAAGAAGAGAAATTAAACCAGTTTGCAGTGAATTATATGATATTTAGTCAATGGCTAGGTAAGACCGCTAGTGATATTCAGTGAAGATTTTTTCAAAAAAAGTATCTTCGAAGACATCGATTCTCGCCCTAGTCGTCCGACCTGGCATTGGTCCTTTCATGGATCCACAACACCTGCATGATAATGGAGATCCTAGGATACCTTGGTGCCACTTAAATGACATGTTTATTAATGGTAAGAATGTGTCTCCTTTGTAGATCATTTACCCGTGTACCAATTTGACCGTTCAAGATCTTCTCTACAACTTGTGAATAATCGAGACCTGTTCATAGAGGTGTGTATACGGTTGGAGGATGCGGCGAGAGATATTTTTATCCTATATGGATGCGAGTGCAATTATGGATAGTTATACCAGCTGGTCGTCTCTTGTacttcattttttgttttgttttttgtcttgttgGTTGCAGCTGTGTGCATCCTACTTATGTAGATGAATAATATATCCTCCTCCGTACACCACCTATCTATCTTATGGGTTTAATAAAGTGCCATTTATCGGAAAAATGCAATATTTAAGATATTTTATCCATTCCAGCAAGGTGAGGCAGAAGTGGTTTTATCCACAAGATAAACTACGAAACTTTATAAAAATAATCGAATGGAGTATCATTCAGTGCATCTTTTTCTTTCTTAATTTCAGCCTAGGTACAAGGTGTCCTACTCCAAAAATAGAACTCCGTATACACCAGAACATCCCAAATTCAACATATAATCTAGGTCAGTATCCGAAAGAAAGATTGCCAATCAATGCAATTGCATATAGTTAGTCACTTGATAAGGTACATATACATCGGTCACTTCATTATGAAGTGCTcactgaaaataaaaaggtactcaATACAAGTGTTGAAATAGATGATTGAAAATCCATGCATGGATGATGCATCCCATTTTATTTATGATAACCTTTTATACAGATACCAGCTTGGATCCACCCTCGTTTACGCCGAGTCCATGTCAATGGCAAAGTAGTTGTACGTCGCCCCCATCAAGTGATTGTGCATGCTTAATTTGCGTAGCCAGCGTCTGGCAATGTACCGGTAGGTTGCCTCCGTGAAGTGTCCGTCCCAAAACAAATACTCAGATGGGTCCTGGCACACCGTCGCACCAGGCATGCCACAGCCGGCACTCAGGTTGAAGTTGTACTCTCCACCTCCACCGCAACAACACTTCAGAACGTCGGTGGTAAGCCCTAGAATTGTTGAAACCACATCATGTTAGAAGCCAGAGCAAGCGATGCCATATCGGCACCACAAGGCAATAGCTAGAACAGAGACAAATAGAATGACAAAAGATGAGCTTCTAGGTAGAGTGCTACTGACCGAATTTCCAGGGAGACTCCACCATTTTGATGATTGGAGTGAAGAAATCAGCGTAGATTACCAGAGCATTTGGGTAATTCGTCTGGACGTTCTCTAGGGCCTCTTGGAGCAGCGAGTTGTGATGCACGGCTAGCTCATTGAACTCTTTCAGGCACCTGGTACGAGGCTCGTAGCTCGTCGGGTCGTCACTACGGAACAACTCTAAATTGGGTGGTGAGCAGCCCAGTGGGGGGATCCCGGGCACAATCAAGGTCTTCGCCCCATGTTCAATTAGTCCCTGTTCAAATTTGTAGTCATATATTGTGGTCACGACTCTCATGATTTGACTTTCAACTTCAGATAACCTACAACTTCCACCATTGATTATACCTCGGTGGCCTCGGCGATGGATCTGACTACGTCTGGGACGCTGGATCTAACTTGTGGCATGGTCTTTCCCAGAAGCGAGAAGCTGTAATCATTGAAGCCAAATTCTCCCACGAAAAAGAGTGACTTGTGGAAGAACGTTGGTGGGCACTCTGCAAGATACGGtgtgatttttttttcttttgaaaaaaaaaaatgaattagtgctaggaggaactagacactaaatgatatagtagaagcgggacctcGGCGTGAGAATTCCAGAATTCCGTTCCTGAcaggatttttttttcttttgatagtGTAACAGAAAACCTTACTAACATATAATTTTTACATCTTGTATGAGGAGAGGTCTAATGCAATATGGTGACTCCTCAAGTCAAGTATGATAGATTTGACTGTCCCCATTTACCTAGTGCATCAGCTACTATGTTTAGCTCTCTAGGACTATGTCAAGCAGATATTATAAATTGAGTACATCCGGTTTGGATTTCGAGCCACCTCGAGCACATTttttatagggatttctattttcgtgccctcggttccttagttgtgctcagttttccccagctccttagtttttcctcagttttacccaagcgtttgtctgaaaccatcacacgtgatgtaacgcccggttgcccgacggttgaccgttatcttctgactagtggggccacgtagagcctgcaaagacacgttagaccatccatctttgtttgaccgtaagcatcgctgtatccctgaccaaaacgcgaacgagtggggcttcgctatatcaaatgacaagtggggccattgcgctgatacaaggggcaatacacgggtaggattagatttttaaacggagctctacagcgatggcacggaggaggtggcctgcggagtgccgagatgagatcgacgtccacaaagaactgcatgaggcgagaccagacgcattagatagatatgaactagacgcgtttaaccatgcaaagaagagaagaaatggtcaacgacatcgacgactacctcaaaactttgactgaccgtgtccgacacgaacgcgagcaatgtagagaaaactagtgtctctcctttctggcatgtatagatgggtgctagaagagtgtggtggcgaagggaaagacctcgcggtggtctgtggcgtccaacatagcggggcggcgtggccgtgcccacatcggcgtggatgcatgttcggcattggcatcagcatataCGTTCGGCATTagcctcggtggtatctctggtgtgtcagtgatcgaatgaggggacgggattgagggtgcatcccgacggtgacctagcagtggcgtcgagcatagccgttctgaccatgccgatatcggcatcggcaaagtttggaggctgtggtgctcgaatcaaggagggatttgtttcttgtacgccaaaagtgatttgaaacaagtttcgtgttgaaggttaggtaacgaaagtttgtaagtaagcccaaaattatactagc
It includes:
- the LOC127296221 gene encoding GDSL esterase/lipase At5g45910, with protein sequence MKLLSILSLLLLASVQPAISSLRRYDAIFNFGDSFSDTGNNIVVYAENSLPNPAAQPPYGMTFFGRPTGRNSNGRLIIDFVAKRLRLPLVPPFLSHNGSFSQGANFAVSGATALNVSFFKDIPIASQIALNTTSSVQLQWFESLKPSLCSPAPECPPTFFHKSLFFVGEFGFNDYSFSLLGKTMPQVRSSVPDVVRSIAEATEGLIEHGAKTLIVPGIPPLGCSPPNLELFRSDDPTSYEPRTRCLKEFNELAVHHNSLLQEALENVQTNYPNALVIYADFFTPIIKMVESPWKFGLTTDVLKCCCGGGGEYNFNLSAGCGMPGATVCQDPSEYLFWDGHFTEATYRYIARRWLRKLSMHNHLMGATYNYFAIDMDSA